Proteins found in one Methanothermobacter thermautotrophicus genomic segment:
- the cfbD gene encoding Ni-sirohydrochlorin a,c-diamide reductive cyclase catalytic subunit, with protein MHPRPSPIAASLYTLRDLDADVIILHGPHGCCFRTGRLLETDGVRVLTTAMSEQDFIFGASDKLTETLRKAHEMFSPRLVGVVGTCASMIIGEDLREAVQRAGIPARVLTVESHGGFGEGDNTEGAIIVLEAAAEQGIIPEEEAERQIKMLKLATEIEKTRGMAQGEYIRPSYGDDKDEVALRVIESIMEGRRVAFVLNAKKETSYLFADILTLPFSSLKPDNPPIIIANLDRDVGLPRIQRHAENILSEIEGCGNRVDHITGGLDEYPITGARAAEILRNEKIEFAVVSGVPHALPVEELDLESVAVTDGPRLVEPLRGLGYTHVVAELDAHARTLGQSSIVGSDFGDALRRNIEKVI; from the coding sequence ATGCATCCGAGACCCAGCCCAATAGCTGCATCACTCTACACACTCAGAGACCTTGACGCTGACGTAATAATCCTCCATGGCCCCCATGGCTGCTGCTTCAGGACAGGGAGACTCCTTGAAACCGATGGAGTCCGTGTCCTAACAACTGCAATGTCAGAGCAGGATTTCATATTTGGGGCATCTGATAAACTCACAGAGACCCTCAGGAAGGCCCATGAAATGTTCTCTCCCCGGCTTGTGGGTGTGGTGGGCACCTGTGCCAGCATGATAATCGGTGAGGACCTGAGGGAGGCTGTCCAGAGGGCAGGTATACCTGCAAGGGTCCTAACAGTTGAATCCCATGGAGGCTTCGGGGAGGGTGATAACACCGAGGGCGCCATAATAGTCCTGGAGGCAGCTGCAGAGCAGGGCATAATTCCTGAAGAAGAGGCAGAGCGCCAGATAAAGATGCTGAAACTCGCAACCGAAATTGAGAAGACAAGGGGCATGGCCCAGGGGGAATACATCCGCCCATCCTACGGTGATGATAAGGATGAGGTGGCTCTTCGGGTCATTGAATCAATAATGGAAGGTAGAAGGGTGGCATTTGTCCTCAATGCCAAGAAGGAGACATCATATCTATTCGCTGACATCCTGACCCTGCCCTTCAGTTCACTGAAACCTGATAACCCCCCCATTATAATCGCGAATCTTGATAGGGATGTTGGCCTTCCAAGGATACAGAGGCATGCAGAGAACATACTCTCAGAGATAGAGGGGTGCGGTAACAGGGTGGATCACATAACAGGTGGCCTGGACGAGTACCCAATAACCGGGGCAAGGGCTGCAGAAATTTTAAGGAATGAGAAGATAGAGTTCGCAGTCGTATCAGGGGTTCCCCATGCACTCCCAGTTGAGGAACTGGATCTTGAATCCGTTGCAGTTACCGATGGGCCCAGACTGGTGGAACCACTGAGGGGACTGGGTTACACCCATGTGGTGGCTGAACTTGATGCCCATGCAAGGACACTGGGACAGAGCAGCATAGTGGGATCTGATTTTGGAGACGCCCTTAGAAGAAACATTGAAAAGGTGATATGA
- a CDS encoding sugar phosphate nucleotidyltransferase has protein sequence MAETVGMILCGGFGKRLRPLTERIPKPLIEIKEGYTILDKQLFDLKNAGINTVYLLTGFLGEKIEERYGDNYKGLRIEYVREEKPLGTLNAIRLGMEAIDGEKQCIIRNGDVVADLNIKKMIHLGEISDYPMTMFITRMQSPYGIVETSGDKIVNFREKPLLDYYINAGVYFSKGNLDFGDFESGDIEKTLFPLMAKENKLGYYREDGLFWMAIDTSKELEEIRKEYRNREDKPWGYEKVLINTEKYLTKELFIREGYRTSFHYHEEKDETMYIISGSGYIEFDNRKEYFSKNDTIRIEPGEKHSIVAMENTVLHEVSTPHLNDTVRVQDYYTR, from the coding sequence ATGGCTGAAACAGTTGGAATGATACTCTGCGGGGGATTCGGGAAACGTCTGAGACCCCTAACCGAGAGAATACCAAAACCACTCATCGAGATAAAGGAGGGCTACACCATCCTTGATAAGCAGCTCTTTGACCTTAAAAATGCAGGTATAAACACGGTGTACCTCCTTACAGGGTTCCTGGGAGAAAAAATAGAGGAGAGATATGGTGATAACTACAAGGGACTCAGGATAGAGTATGTAAGGGAGGAAAAACCACTGGGGACGCTTAACGCCATAAGACTTGGCATGGAGGCCATAGATGGAGAGAAACAGTGCATAATAAGGAATGGGGATGTTGTGGCTGACCTTAACATAAAGAAGATGATACACCTGGGCGAGATATCAGACTACCCCATGACCATGTTCATAACCCGGATGCAGTCACCCTATGGCATAGTTGAAACCAGCGGTGATAAGATAGTAAACTTCAGGGAGAAACCCCTGCTGGACTATTACATCAACGCGGGTGTCTACTTCTCCAAGGGAAACCTCGACTTCGGTGACTTTGAGTCAGGGGACATCGAAAAGACACTCTTCCCACTCATGGCAAAGGAGAACAAACTGGGCTACTACAGGGAGGACGGCCTCTTCTGGATGGCCATCGACACCTCCAAGGAACTTGAGGAGATAAGGAAGGAGTACCGTAACAGGGAGGACAAGCCATGGGGCTATGAGAAGGTCCTCATAAACACCGAGAAGTACCTCACAAAGGAGCTATTCATAAGGGAGGGATACAGGACATCCTTCCATTACCACGAGGAGAAGGATGAGACCATGTACATAATCTCAGGTTCAGGTTACATAGAATTTGATAACAGGAAGGAGTACTTCAGCAAGAACGACACCATCCGCATAGAGCCAGGGGAGAAGCACTCCATAGTGGCAATGGAGAACACGGTACTACATGAGGTATCAACACCTCACCTAAACGACACCGTGAGGGTCCAGGATTACTATACAAGGTGA
- a CDS encoding DUF5518 domain-containing protein — protein MEIKFNWKAVVSGIILTVILGPILRLLIPSWMGVLSILLASVGCGYIADKDYLNGAMNGVIMGASIGILNILMVYIKTGIMNVAILSILIYALAGDMSLGFIGGSAGSLLRSLRD, from the coding sequence ATGGAGATCAAATTTAACTGGAAGGCAGTTGTTTCTGGTATCATCCTTACTGTTATACTTGGACCCATCCTCAGATTGCTGATCCCATCATGGATGGGTGTGCTTTCTATCCTCCTGGCCTCTGTGGGCTGCGGTTACATTGCTGATAAGGATTACCTGAACGGTGCCATGAACGGCGTTATCATGGGGGCCTCCATTGGTATCCTGAACATCTTAATGGTCTACATCAAAACTGGCATCATGAACGTGGCCATCCTCTCAATACTCATATATGCCCTCGCAGGTGATATGAGTCTTGGATTCATTGGTGGGAGTGCCGGTAGCTTACTGAGATCCCTCAGGGATTAG
- a CDS encoding DUF126 domain-containing protein, with protein sequence MKVYGDDPVEVKCRVISRGRGRGPLLVSDEPLSFLGGVDPSTGEVIDRKHPLHGRSMRGKVILIPGGKGSTVGSYVIYQMARNGTAPAAIICLNAEPIIATGAIMAGIPMVDRPSEDLLGVMEDSMEVEVDAEEGKIRF encoded by the coding sequence ATGAAAGTTTATGGAGATGATCCGGTGGAAGTTAAGTGCAGAGTTATATCACGCGGAAGGGGAAGAGGTCCCCTTCTAGTATCAGATGAACCATTGAGCTTTCTGGGAGGGGTTGACCCCAGCACAGGGGAGGTTATTGATAGAAAACATCCGCTCCATGGTAGGAGCATGAGGGGAAAGGTTATCCTCATACCCGGCGGTAAGGGCTCCACAGTGGGGTCCTATGTCATATACCAGATGGCCAGGAATGGAACAGCCCCTGCCGCCATAATATGCCTGAATGCCGAGCCAATAATCGCAACAGGGGCCATAATGGCCGGTATACCCATGGTGGACAGACCATCAGAGGACCTCCTCGGTGTCATGGAGGATTCAATGGAGGTTGAGGTGGATGCCGAGGAGGGAAAAATCAGGTTCTAA
- the truD gene encoding tRNA pseudouridine(13) synthase TruD, which translates to MLNAETYVTSTPGTGGRIRLHNRDFEVEEIPLTEPSGSGPNTWIWIEKEGRTTLDVLLDIARELHLDRRRMGFAGMKDKRAVTRQWICVSNTTPEEVKAIEERLRGVKFLRVTANEKKLRMGQLRGNRFRILIRDTEIPEPLEAARATLEELEEKGVPNYYGWQRFGSPRANTHLVGRALVHGDIKGAVDAYIGNPLEGESERVSEARRAYDRGDLEEAYELMPSSMRYERMMLRPMLRDLRRGEFSDESYVRAIHALPKPLKRMFVHAYQSYLFNRAVSERAALGIDTYIKGDIVIDNEQHIIHDTDPDELEELILNFEAHPTAPLYGSKVPLAGGRPGEIERRIIEDEGVSLEDFNSIRVPKLGSHGMRRAIRFRIWDVDAHESQEGLTVEFSIPRGCYATSVLREIMKKNVA; encoded by the coding sequence ATGCTGAATGCGGAAACATATGTTACATCAACACCGGGTACCGGTGGCAGGATAAGATTACATAACAGGGACTTCGAGGTGGAGGAGATACCCCTCACAGAGCCCAGTGGCAGCGGCCCCAACACATGGATATGGATAGAGAAGGAGGGCAGGACAACCCTTGACGTCCTCCTGGACATTGCAAGGGAACTACACCTTGACAGGAGAAGGATGGGATTCGCCGGCATGAAGGATAAGAGGGCCGTCACCAGACAGTGGATATGTGTGAGCAACACAACACCCGAAGAGGTTAAGGCAATAGAGGAGAGGCTGAGAGGCGTTAAATTCCTCAGGGTCACAGCAAATGAGAAGAAACTCAGGATGGGCCAGCTAAGGGGCAACCGCTTCAGGATCCTTATAAGGGACACTGAGATCCCTGAACCCCTTGAGGCTGCCAGGGCGACCCTGGAGGAGCTCGAGGAGAAGGGTGTCCCCAACTACTATGGCTGGCAGCGTTTCGGGAGCCCAAGGGCAAACACCCACCTTGTTGGTCGGGCCCTTGTCCATGGCGACATAAAGGGCGCGGTTGACGCCTACATAGGAAATCCCCTTGAGGGTGAATCAGAGAGGGTTTCAGAGGCCAGGAGGGCCTATGACAGGGGCGACCTCGAGGAGGCATACGAGCTCATGCCCTCATCAATGAGGTATGAGAGGATGATGCTAAGACCCATGCTGAGGGATCTACGGAGGGGTGAGTTCTCAGATGAATCCTATGTGAGGGCCATCCATGCACTTCCAAAACCCCTCAAGAGGATGTTCGTCCACGCCTACCAGTCATACCTCTTCAACCGGGCAGTAAGTGAGAGGGCCGCCCTTGGCATAGACACCTACATCAAGGGGGATATAGTCATTGATAATGAGCAGCACATAATACATGACACTGATCCTGATGAACTGGAGGAGCTGATCCTCAACTTTGAGGCCCATCCGACGGCACCACTCTATGGCAGCAAGGTCCCCCTCGCCGGTGGCAGGCCCGGTGAGATTGAGAGAAGGATAATCGAGGACGAGGGAGTATCCCTCGAGGACTTTAACTCCATAAGGGTCCCCAAACTGGGAAGTCACGGCATGAGGAGGGCGATACGCTTCAGGATATGGGACGTGGATGCCCATGAGAGCCAGGAGGGCCTTACAGTTGAATTCTCAATACCCAGGGGATGCTATGCAACCTCTGTCCTGAGGGAGATCATGAAGAAGAACGTTGCCTAG
- a CDS encoding cation transporting ATPase C-terminal domain-containing protein codes for MQILAIDLGTDTLPALALGRSPPESDVMKLPPRPPSERLLNREVILRGYLFTGTIEALLIMSAYFLVLYSGGWVPGQELSATDPLYMRATTVVFAGIVMAQLGNLLSSQTLRSSALEVGLLRNRWILAGMVFAISVMLLVIYLPPLQPIFGTAPPGIMEWFILILFPPIVFLTDEMRKFIQRRLA; via the coding sequence ATGCAGATACTCGCAATAGACCTTGGGACGGACACCCTACCGGCCCTGGCCCTTGGAAGATCCCCGCCGGAGTCTGATGTTATGAAACTGCCCCCCAGACCCCCATCAGAGAGGCTCCTTAACAGGGAGGTCATCCTGAGGGGTTACCTCTTCACAGGGACAATTGAGGCACTCCTTATCATGTCAGCCTACTTCCTGGTTCTCTATTCAGGTGGATGGGTCCCGGGCCAGGAACTTTCAGCCACTGACCCACTCTACATGAGGGCCACAACTGTGGTCTTTGCTGGTATAGTCATGGCACAGCTGGGTAACCTCCTCTCCTCACAGACCCTACGTTCATCAGCACTTGAAGTGGGACTCCTGAGGAACAGGTGGATACTGGCAGGTATGGTCTTTGCAATCTCGGTGATGCTCCTTGTTATCTACCTCCCACCACTGCAGCCCATCTTCGGCACAGCCCCACCGGGAATCATGGAGTGGTTCATCCTGATACTCTTCCCGCCCATAGTCTTCCTTACAGATGAGATGAGGAAGTTCATACAGAGGAGGCTGGCGTGA
- a CDS encoding AIR synthase-related protein, giving the protein MDIEGFVRRKIDSMDEKSLRNILADRILEFKDMDRETSIRMADAVIYEVKNTLKTGGVDDDLRTIISYPSAGVGMGEMGVGSRGEGDFFVHRRIADIVSSTGTRSFINPEAQDDGGVVRTQTESGDVYITTAVDGIHSRLSEYPFLGGFHVTRAALRDVCVMGSRPVALISDLHLADDGDVGKLFDFTAGVAAVSELVEVPVVAGSTLRVGGDMVLGDRLVSAVGAIGFSETPPTARRRAEPGDSILLTEGSGGGTITTTAIYHGLFDVVWETLDVNFIRASEAIMDSGLLEDVHAMTDVTNGGLRGDAHEISSTAGVGLEFDADAVMSMINPRVLGMLQDLDIDPLGVSIDSLMIIAPDDVAPEVMDTIRGAGVDVAEVGRVTDSGVPVLLRDGSEEELRPLFREAAYTQIKKMVGDRRPGDFEEMKRKVEDAARRAIEKKDMVVRMISRE; this is encoded by the coding sequence ATGGATATAGAGGGATTTGTAAGGAGAAAAATTGATTCCATGGATGAAAAGTCGCTCAGGAACATACTGGCAGACCGTATACTGGAATTCAAGGATATGGACAGGGAAACATCCATAAGGATGGCGGATGCGGTTATCTATGAGGTTAAGAATACCCTTAAAACTGGCGGAGTGGATGATGACCTCCGGACCATAATATCATACCCCTCTGCAGGGGTTGGAATGGGTGAGATGGGGGTAGGATCCCGGGGTGAGGGCGACTTCTTCGTCCACAGGAGGATCGCAGATATCGTTTCAAGTACAGGTACACGTTCATTCATAAACCCTGAGGCACAGGATGATGGTGGAGTCGTAAGGACTCAAACAGAAAGCGGAGACGTATACATAACAACTGCAGTGGATGGTATACACTCACGACTCAGTGAGTACCCCTTCCTTGGGGGGTTCCATGTGACAAGGGCAGCCCTGAGGGATGTGTGCGTGATGGGTTCAAGGCCCGTGGCCCTCATAAGCGACCTCCACCTTGCCGATGATGGTGACGTCGGTAAACTATTTGACTTCACTGCGGGGGTTGCAGCAGTATCAGAACTTGTTGAAGTTCCTGTGGTCGCCGGGAGCACCCTGAGGGTCGGGGGTGACATGGTCCTCGGCGACAGGCTCGTCAGTGCAGTCGGGGCCATAGGTTTTTCAGAGACACCCCCCACAGCCAGGAGGCGGGCAGAGCCCGGAGACAGCATACTCCTCACTGAGGGATCAGGGGGAGGGACTATAACCACAACCGCAATATACCATGGACTTTTCGATGTTGTATGGGAGACCCTTGACGTGAATTTCATAAGGGCATCTGAGGCCATAATGGATTCAGGGCTCCTGGAGGATGTCCATGCAATGACTGACGTTACAAATGGTGGTCTTAGGGGCGACGCCCATGAGATATCCTCAACAGCAGGGGTTGGACTGGAATTCGATGCCGATGCAGTCATGTCCATGATAAACCCCCGTGTCCTTGGGATGCTCCAGGACCTTGACATTGACCCCCTGGGGGTCTCCATAGACTCACTCATGATAATAGCCCCCGATGATGTGGCCCCGGAGGTTATGGACACCATAAGGGGTGCGGGTGTTGATGTTGCAGAGGTTGGTAGGGTCACAGACTCAGGGGTCCCGGTTCTCCTGAGGGATGGTTCAGAGGAGGAACTCAGGCCACTCTTCCGTGAGGCGGCATACACCCAGATAAAGAAGATGGTGGGTGATAGAAGACCCGGGGACTTTGAGGAGATGAAGAGGAAGGTTGAGGATGCTGCAAGGCGTGCCATAGAAAAGAAGGACATGGTGGTCCGGATGATCTCCAGGGAATAG
- the mthK gene encoding calcium-gated potassium channel MthK, whose amino-acid sequence MVLVFEIIRKQLPRVLKVPATRILLLVLAVIIYGTAGFHFIEGESWTVSFYWTFVTIATVGYGDYSPSTPLGMYFTVTLIVLGIGTFAVAVERFLEFLINREQMKLMGLIDVAKSRHVVICGWSESTLECLRELRGSEVFVLAEDENVRKKVLKIGANFVHGDPTRVSDLEKANVRGARAVIVDLQSDSETIHCILGIRKIDESVRIIAEAERYENIEQLRMAGADQVISPFVISGRLMSRSIDDGYEAIFVQDVLAEESTRRMVELPVPDGSKLEGVSVLDADIHEVTGVIVIGVGRGDELIIDPPRDYSFRAGDIILGIGKPDEIERLREYIGA is encoded by the coding sequence ATGGTCCTTGTATTTGAGATAATAAGGAAACAACTCCCGCGGGTTTTAAAGGTCCCGGCCACCCGCATACTTCTCCTTGTCCTTGCTGTAATCATCTACGGCACAGCAGGGTTCCACTTCATAGAGGGAGAGTCATGGACTGTTTCCTTCTACTGGACCTTTGTAACCATAGCGACGGTTGGTTACGGTGACTACAGTCCCTCAACACCCCTTGGAATGTACTTCACCGTAACACTGATTGTACTTGGCATAGGAACCTTCGCGGTTGCAGTTGAAAGATTTTTAGAGTTCCTCATAAACAGGGAGCAGATGAAATTAATGGGGCTGATAGATGTGGCTAAATCAAGGCACGTGGTTATATGTGGCTGGAGTGAGAGCACACTTGAGTGCCTCAGGGAACTCCGGGGGAGTGAGGTGTTTGTGCTTGCAGAGGATGAGAACGTCAGGAAGAAGGTCCTCAAGATCGGGGCCAACTTCGTCCATGGGGACCCCACCAGGGTCTCTGACCTTGAAAAGGCCAATGTAAGGGGCGCAAGGGCGGTTATAGTGGACCTTCAATCTGATTCAGAGACCATACACTGCATACTTGGCATAAGGAAGATAGATGAATCCGTAAGGATCATAGCCGAGGCTGAGAGATATGAGAACATTGAGCAGTTAAGGATGGCGGGGGCTGATCAGGTGATATCCCCCTTTGTCATATCAGGGAGGCTGATGTCCAGGAGTATCGATGACGGCTATGAGGCAATTTTTGTACAGGATGTGCTTGCAGAGGAATCCACGAGGAGGATGGTGGAGCTTCCAGTTCCTGATGGGAGCAAACTTGAGGGAGTATCAGTGCTTGACGCCGATATCCATGAGGTGACCGGTGTCATTGTAATCGGAGTGGGACGTGGGGATGAACTCATAATAGACCCCCCCAGGGATTACTCCTTCAGGGCAGGGGATATCATACTTGGCATAGGAAAACCAGATGAGATTGAAAGGTTGAGGGAGTACATCGGGGCCTGA
- the ftsA gene encoding coenzyme F390 synthetase, which translates to MGNYFNPEIETMERGELDALVEERIRYTVNYAYENSPFYSKWFRENNIKPSDIRSHEDLRDLPIISGETVRKNQPPEKERFEFKCAPWEDIYTIHETSGTSGRPKSFFLTWEDWQRYAEKYARSFVSQGFEAGDRVVVCASYGMNVGANTMTLAAQKIGMTIIPEGKCTFPVRIMENYRPTGIVANVFKLLRLARRMKEQGIDPRESSIKRLVVGGESFAPESRAYVEEIWGVDVYNTYGSTEGTMCGECHIKEGLHVPEDLVHLDVYDPNLRDFVDDGECGRIVLTTLLPVGERTGTLLLNYDTEDTTVVISRDTCRCGRTHMRIMNPEREAETFWISGHPFNRVDVEAAVFQRENMDYLTGEYEAFLYGDEDEGTVTMRVSLECEDPGNCAKEIIQENFIRAFFKYKKDLYDAYLEGTFEIVFNFVGPGELEFYKVKGRPKRIVDRR; encoded by the coding sequence ATGGGGAATTACTTCAATCCTGAAATAGAGACCATGGAACGCGGCGAACTCGACGCCCTTGTGGAGGAGAGAATAAGGTACACGGTTAACTATGCATATGAGAACTCTCCATTCTACAGCAAATGGTTCAGGGAGAACAATATTAAGCCCTCAGATATAAGGAGCCATGAGGACCTCCGGGATCTCCCGATAATAAGTGGTGAAACAGTAAGAAAAAATCAACCACCTGAAAAGGAGAGATTTGAATTCAAATGCGCCCCATGGGAGGATATCTACACAATACATGAGACCAGCGGCACCAGCGGAAGACCAAAGTCCTTCTTCCTAACATGGGAGGACTGGCAGAGGTACGCAGAGAAGTATGCAAGGTCCTTTGTATCCCAGGGATTTGAAGCAGGTGACAGGGTCGTCGTATGCGCATCCTACGGGATGAATGTCGGGGCCAACACAATGACACTGGCGGCACAGAAGATAGGGATGACAATAATACCTGAGGGCAAATGCACCTTCCCTGTGAGGATAATGGAGAACTATCGGCCAACAGGGATAGTTGCAAATGTATTCAAACTGCTGAGGCTCGCAAGGCGAATGAAGGAGCAGGGAATTGATCCCAGGGAGTCAAGCATAAAGAGGCTGGTTGTGGGCGGTGAAAGCTTCGCCCCCGAATCAAGGGCATACGTTGAGGAAATCTGGGGTGTTGATGTCTACAACACATATGGAAGCACCGAGGGTACCATGTGCGGGGAATGCCACATCAAGGAGGGCCTCCACGTCCCAGAGGACCTTGTCCACCTGGACGTCTATGACCCCAACCTCCGGGACTTCGTTGATGATGGGGAATGCGGCAGGATAGTCCTGACAACACTGCTACCGGTTGGTGAGAGGACAGGCACGCTCCTCCTCAACTATGACACCGAGGACACCACTGTGGTAATATCGAGGGATACCTGCAGATGTGGAAGGACACACATGAGAATAATGAACCCTGAAAGGGAGGCAGAGACCTTCTGGATCTCCGGTCATCCATTCAACCGGGTTGACGTTGAGGCAGCGGTTTTCCAGAGGGAGAACATGGATTACCTTACAGGAGAATATGAGGCCTTCCTCTACGGGGACGAGGATGAGGGCACCGTCACCATGAGGGTCTCCCTTGAATGTGAGGATCCAGGAAACTGTGCCAAGGAGATAATCCAGGAGAACTTTATAAGGGCCTTCTTCAAATATAAGAAGGACCTCTATGATGCCTACCTTGAGGGAACATTTGAGATAGTATTCAACTTCGTCGGGCCCGGAGAACTCGAATTTTATAAGGTTAAGGGCAGGCCAAAGCGTATAGTGGATAGGCGTTAG
- the sfsA gene encoding DNA/RNA nuclease SfsA: protein MIIENPLIGNYIERPNRFTVAVYVDGERRIAHLRDPGRLRELLIPGNDVILRRAPAGNRKTEFDVIALRRDDEWVLVNSGFHSDLAASIIESSAVDEFQGFRIEKREYSFGRSRIDFLLTSGKERMLVEVKGCTLVRGELALFPDAPTERGRRHVEELEHALSEGYRCSVLFLVFGRGARFFSPNHEMDPEFSSALRRAHEAGVNVIPYTLATDINGKVLVYPLRRIPVRWPDESP from the coding sequence ATGATCATAGAGAATCCCCTCATAGGAAACTACATTGAAAGGCCCAACAGGTTCACAGTCGCTGTTTATGTGGATGGTGAGAGGCGAATCGCCCACCTGAGGGACCCTGGGAGGCTAAGGGAACTTCTGATACCTGGAAACGATGTCATACTTAGGAGGGCCCCTGCAGGGAACAGAAAAACAGAGTTTGATGTTATAGCCCTCCGGAGGGATGATGAGTGGGTGCTTGTAAACTCGGGCTTCCACAGTGACCTGGCTGCCAGCATAATAGAATCCTCAGCAGTGGATGAGTTTCAAGGCTTCAGAATAGAAAAAAGGGAATACAGCTTCGGTAGAAGCAGGATCGACTTTCTGCTGACATCTGGAAAGGAAAGGATGCTCGTTGAGGTTAAGGGTTGCACCCTTGTCAGGGGGGAGCTTGCACTTTTCCCTGACGCCCCCACAGAGAGGGGCAGGAGACACGTTGAGGAACTGGAACATGCCCTCTCTGAGGGCTACCGTTGCAGTGTCCTATTCCTCGTATTTGGGAGGGGGGCACGTTTTTTCTCTCCAAATCATGAAATGGACCCTGAGTTTTCATCGGCACTGAGAAGGGCCCATGAAGCAGGTGTAAATGTAATACCCTACACCCTGGCCACTGATATCAATGGAAAAGTCCTTGTCTACCCCCTCAGGAGAATACCGGTACGCTGGCCTGATGAATCACCGTAA
- the hisH gene encoding imidazole glycerol phosphate synthase subunit HisH → MIAIIDYGSGNLRSIANAFRRIGADVCVTSDPQILDSADALLLPGVGAFGSAMARLEGLRETILGNIREGKPFLGICLGLQVLLSESQESPGVQGLNMIPGRVIRIPPGNKVPHMGWNQLIIAEDSPLLEGAEDEYFYFVHSYYAEPSADVVTARTEYGVEMTAAIESDNIHATQFHPEKSGEAGLDVLRNFVEIIRA, encoded by the coding sequence TTGATAGCCATCATAGACTATGGAAGCGGAAACCTGAGGAGCATAGCCAATGCCTTCAGGAGGATAGGGGCAGATGTCTGCGTAACATCAGATCCACAGATCCTTGATTCGGCTGACGCACTCTTACTCCCTGGTGTCGGTGCCTTTGGAAGTGCGATGGCCAGACTCGAGGGCCTGAGGGAAACCATACTCGGGAACATCAGGGAGGGGAAACCCTTCCTGGGGATATGCCTGGGGCTACAGGTCCTCCTTTCAGAGAGCCAGGAATCTCCAGGTGTCCAGGGACTTAACATGATACCTGGAAGGGTCATAAGGATACCACCAGGCAATAAGGTCCCCCATATGGGCTGGAACCAGCTAATAATCGCGGAGGACTCACCCCTCCTTGAGGGTGCTGAGGATGAGTACTTCTACTTCGTCCACTCCTACTATGCTGAACCTTCGGCTGATGTGGTCACTGCAAGGACAGAGTACGGTGTTGAGATGACAGCGGCCATCGAATCCGATAATATCCATGCAACCCAGTTCCACCCCGAAAAGAGCGGGGAGGCAGGTCTGGATGTTCTAAGAAACTTTGTAGAGATAATCAGGGCATGA